From the Clostridium putrefaciens genome, one window contains:
- a CDS encoding MarR family winged helix-turn-helix transcriptional regulator, giving the protein MGKDNKVYYGKTIGHYISILYRLGGIHYSKEFAKFNIGSGQFGFLSYVFEHNGVSQECISNNLLMDKGTTARALKRLEEEGYIKREVDLKDKRIRKVFVTEKALGIEDEFFVILKSWSKIISSDFTEDEKNTLLNLFKRMVDNQKEVLIKER; this is encoded by the coding sequence ATGGGTAAAGATAATAAAGTTTATTATGGTAAAACTATAGGACATTATATATCAATATTATATAGATTAGGTGGAATTCATTACTCAAAGGAGTTTGCTAAATTTAATATAGGCAGTGGACAATTTGGATTTTTATCTTATGTATTTGAACATAATGGAGTTAGCCAAGAATGTATAAGTAACAATCTTTTAATGGATAAAGGAACTACAGCAAGAGCCTTAAAAAGGTTAGAAGAAGAGGGATATATAAAAAGAGAGGTAGATTTAAAGGATAAAAGAATTCGAAAGGTTTTTGTAACAGAAAAGGCTTTAGGTATTGAAGATGAATTTTTTGTTATACTAAAAAGCTGGAGTAAGATCATTTCCTCGGATTTTACTGAAGATGAAAAGAATACTCTTTTAAATTTATTCAAAAGAATGGTTGATAACCAAAAAGAGGTTTTAATAAAGGAGAGATAA
- a CDS encoding cytochrome c biogenesis CcdA family protein, with protein MNSFLSDFNNVISSSVWIALVMSFVAGIVSSFSPCVLSSVPLIVGYMEGNKVKDKKVAFKYSLVFSLGIIFTFTLIGVLSAVLGRFFSGAGRLWYIVLAGIMILSGLQLLGVVNIGKSKDSCKIPNKRKGFFGAFVLGILGGALSSPCATPVLAAILTFVAGKANITLGIGMLLLYSLGHCALIILAGTSVGFVEHLSSSPKTVKVGNILRLFLGVLIILLGIYLFSLGI; from the coding sequence ATGAATAGTTTTCTTTCAGATTTTAACAATGTAATTAGTAGTAGTGTTTGGATTGCGCTTGTTATGTCTTTTGTTGCAGGAATCGTATCTTCATTTAGCCCTTGTGTATTGTCTTCAGTACCTTTAATTGTTGGATATATGGAAGGCAATAAAGTAAAAGATAAAAAGGTTGCGTTTAAGTATTCACTAGTATTTAGTTTGGGTATTATATTTACATTCACTTTAATCGGGGTTTTATCTGCAGTGCTTGGAAGGTTCTTCTCAGGAGCTGGGAGGCTTTGGTATATAGTATTAGCTGGTATAATGATATTAAGTGGATTACAACTTTTGGGAGTTGTAAATATAGGAAAGTCTAAAGATAGTTGCAAGATACCTAACAAGAGAAAAGGCTTCTTTGGCGCTTTTGTACTAGGTATTTTAGGTGGGGCTCTGTCTTCACCTTGTGCCACACCGGTATTAGCAGCTATATTAACCTTTGTTGCAGGTAAGGCTAATATAACTTTAGGTATAGGGATGCTTTTATTGTATTCGCTTGGACATTGCGCTCTAATAATATTAGCAGGTACTTCAGTTGGATTTGTAGAACATTTGAGTAGTTCACCAAAGACAGTTAAAGTTGGAAATATATTAAGATTGTTTCTTGGAGTACTTATAATTCTTCTTGGTATATATTTATTTTCATTAGGGATATAA
- a CDS encoding thioredoxin family protein, which produces MKRWIKLLIVLVIALALFGVYYAKGSNKNNIKDKDEKKGIAFERYNPDDDKDSDIPILLELGSPTCPACRRMEPILEEFHNKYGDKVKVKKVNIESPENNDLAQRYKVRLMPTFIFLDKDKKIKGRYEGMLPIEDIEKVFNSMGVVADE; this is translated from the coding sequence TTGAAAAGATGGATAAAACTTTTAATAGTACTTGTAATTGCTTTAGCCCTGTTTGGTGTATATTATGCTAAAGGGTCTAATAAAAATAATATTAAAGACAAGGATGAGAAAAAAGGTATAGCTTTTGAAAGGTATAACCCGGATGACGATAAAGATAGTGATATACCAATTCTTTTAGAACTAGGGTCACCTACGTGTCCTGCATGTAGGCGCATGGAGCCGATTTTAGAAGAATTTCATAATAAATATGGAGATAAGGTTAAAGTTAAAAAAGTAAATATTGAGTCACCAGAGAATAATGATTTAGCACAAAGATATAAAGTAAGACTTATGCCTACATTTATATTTCTTGATAAAGATAAAAAGATAAAGGGCAGATATGAAGGCATGCTTCCAATAGAAGACATAGAGAAGGTATTTAACTCTATGGGGGTAGTGGCAGATGAATAG